The sequence ttataagttatttagaTGCTAATCTTtacattaaaatatgaaattcgagtttttttataaaatagaataaaaaatatataaaaattaaattaaaaaatatattaaaaatctcagTAAAATCCTTATAAAAGAGAGCgaagaaaagattttaaagtaattaaataaataagaaaaagattatagaaatttttttaagattagattaagtttataattctaagaaatgaattaagaattttagtatatttcttatgatgataggatgagaaaaataatttaaaataattaaatggttaagtataaaattataacacttctaatactaattaatatatataattttctaaaatagttAATACACTTCTTTAATACTAATacaattattatcttttaataatttttttatttataaattttttgcgATGAGAGggtgaataaaataatttaaagtaattaaatggttgagtataaaattataataattttaatattaattaatatattttttacaattgttaatacattttttaatactcatataattattatttttcaataatatttttatataaattcttaaatttactacaatttaaataaataatttaaatatcatacAAATTTTTTGTGAAGAGACTGCATTACTTtcgtgtgtatatatatatatatatatatatatattgttgttGTACAGAATGTAAGTCCATCgtagttattaaatttttcataaatatataaaagaaacaaaaagaaggaaaactTTTCCTTAACGGTTAAAACTGTTATGGCCTCTGTTTTCGCCATTTTCAAGCTCACTTTGCATCGATGGCATCAACTCTTTTGGAAATTCAAGTGTCGCAATTACGGTTACAATccatcaataatataatatatggaCTGAAATTGTGCTGAATcgataaaagagaaaatgtaAGATACTTATTGTATtttacataatatttatattagttattttcattcaaattattataatttttgacatatattaaataattaacagagataatatgttaaatattttgatgttaatttatatattaaatataaatataataattatcctagtatatgtataaaaataacattatgaCAGATTAATTCTGGTTGACAGTTTCAATTCCAGCAGACtgcaaatttaaattttgaataaagaCTTTCATTTAAGTTTTAGAAACTTTGAAAACatttatatgaaaaacaacAATGAAGTTATTTGAGAATCAAAGctgatagtattaattattttaggtTTGATTTGTgttatgtatatgtataaacaagaagaaatatttattagatgattatgatatttaaaaaaaaaatatcagacTTTTGATTAATGGATGTAGAAATAGTGGTTTAATAAGATGAAAAATCTCAATGTTGTATTCCTAAATAgaactaattttaaatagacatatatttttttttttttaaatattaaagtaaaagcAGTAATATAATATGTATTTGAATAGAGTAATAGGTAAAAAATTCTCAATGTCaaataaagatttattatACCACTAAACATATATATGCTTACGGTGAAGTGTGGAGAATTGTCATTTAAGGCAGAGCAAAGcttatataaattttgcttttgaatttgattagcAATTGTCGGCCTATTTGAGTTGGGTTGGGTGTCATTTCTCTTCTTAATCTTATGGGTGGATATATTGTCTTTACCACATTCTTTCAAATCTCTAACATAATTGATACATTCTCACatattatattactattttctctttttaatattatgttattatattttttctaaaaaaaaattaggatagatttatttttgaatttttggattaaattatttaaaaacttttaattttgaaattaattaccAACTAGTAGATCTTTGGTAAAAATAGAGAAAGGGAGTATTTAGTATAACAATTTGAAATAGAGAAACACATGGTTGCATTGTATTGTTGCACGTGCCACAGACGTTGCACGCACGCACAATACACACTTTGGAGATAATTTCGATGTATACATCGATTATGATCTTATCAGTAGTTTCTATTTGTAGAAATTGTTGATAAGATcatttagatttttcttttccttcctttaATCTGCCCTGCCAACCATCCATACTAAAACctctcatttctttttcttctttgccACCCATCAACCTTAAGTGCTGCCCATCTTCACGtaccaaattcaaaaattaaattggtaCTTCATCCAATCATAGtgtaaaaaaaatcaattacgATAAATTTAGTGTATAGACCACAATTAATAGGAAAGTGTCACGTATGTGtgaatattttacattttgatattaaatgattgacacatactttatcatttaaaaataataaatatgtataaattatcTAACGATTGATATATATGTGGAGACATACATCAAGACTGTgcaaaagaatttttaaaaggaaattacaatataaaacatcattacatttttttaaaaatatataacattaCAACTAATATGTACCAATCTAAATCTAGCTGGGTCAGTAAGATTTATTGCTTTTAAAAGTAAAGATCTCTAATTCGAGATCTCTCTCCATATCTTGTGGAGTTAATCTTTCATAGAGTGAAAAGCTATAAAAAAGTGTGGGATTCATAGCAGCCCGCCTAAAAAAATTTTCATTCTTTCTGACACTAACAACTAacatatactaattatatgtcaaattaaaaaaaaaactacaaaCATGCCAAGAAAGCCTTCTATAGCCTCAAAAACCTTCAATGTGCAATGCCAATCCATAGATAAAAGCATTTGCTACCATCTATCATGCTAGTCATTCAGATAATGGACCAGCACTTTCACTTTCTCACAGGGGTCAAACCAAATGTATTGTCATTAGcaagtaattattattatatgagaGTGTGTAGGTTTCCTAATTAGAAGAAACCGATGGTTAGAATTTTTCTTGATAGAAATGCAAGTGGCTGCAAGATTCCCATTTCATTAGCCTTTGGTCTCTATATATAAGACTCTAATTTATTTGAAGCTAGAACCCAGAAAACTCAAGATctgcttttgctttttcttagttttagaAAATCTATGGAGGGCAAGGAGGAAAGAACATCACGTAGCAATGAGGATATCATAAACTATAGAGGAGTTAAGGCCATGCCATTTATCATTGGTATATTAAATTGTTTCATGCATcttgttatttaatttcctagcttagtttttaattagttctttaaaacttattaattgCAGGAAATGAGGCTTTTGAGAAGTTAGGAGCAATTGGCACTCTATCAAACATAATGGTGTATCTCACTACTttttttaacatgaaaatCATTACAGCTACTTTGCTTATTAATATCTTCAATGGTACCTCAAATGTAGCACCATTGGTGGGTGCTTTCTTATCTGATTCCTACTTTGGACACTATAAGACTCTTGCCTCTGCTTCCATTTGTTCCCTTTTGGTAATATCATCTTCTTAAACACTAAGCCCTTTTTTAGTATACAAATAAGAATTTATGAGAATGAGAACTCAAAATCCATGACTGCAATACTAGTAACCTGAATCTCATtggtaatattttattttgtccATTTATTTCAGGGAATGATGATACTAACTCTCACAGCAGCCATCTCCAATTTGCACCCACCAAAATGTGCAGCAATGGAGAGCGGTACATGCATTGGACCCTCAAATTGGCAAATGCTTTTTTTACTAAGTGGATTCGGATTCTTAACCATTGGAGCTGGAGGTATTCGACCTTGTAATCTAGCCTTTGGAGCTGAACAGTTCGATCCAAATATTGAATCTGGTAAGCAAGGCATCCGTAGCTTCTTCAATTGGTACTACTTCACCTTCACATTCGCCATGATGATATCTGCAACCTTCGTTGTCTATATCCAATCAAACGTGAATTGGGCTGTTGGATTGGCGATTCCTGCATGTTTAATGTTCATGTCTTGTGCACTTTTCTTCTTCGGTTCAAAACTTTATGTCAAAGTGAAGCCTAAGGGAAGCCCCATAACTAGTGTGGTTCAAGTTCTTGTTGCTGCTATTAGGAAGAGGAGGTTAAGCCCACCTCACAACCCTCGTTTTTGCCTCTTTGATTACATGCCAATCGATTCTCTCAACACCAGGCTTCTCTACACAAATCAATTCAGGTAAAAAcgcaaaataaaaatctcattctctatttatttattaatatcccCAATAATTGCAACAGGTGGCTCGAGAAGTCCGCTATCGTGACTTGCGAAGACCAAACCAAGTCTAACGGATCAGCTGCCAATCCATGGAAACTTTGCAGCATACAGCAAGTGGAAGAAGCGAAATGTGTACTAAGAGTAATTCCTATATGGGCATCAgccataatttattttgccGCTATTGTTCAACAACAAACTTATGTTGTTTTTCAGGCACTTCAATCAGACAGAAGACTTGGCAATAACGGCTTCAAAGTGCCTGCCGCCTCGTTTATAATCTTTTCCATGCTAACCCTTACAATATGGATTCCCATCTATGACCGAATTTTGATGCCCTTGCTCCGAAAACTCACTGGAAACGAAGGTGGAATAACACTTCTACAAAGAATGGGAATTGGAATCGTTCTCTCGATTCTTACAATGCTTGTTTCTGCTTTAGTTGAAGAGAGAAGAAGGCATTTTGCTCTTACAAGAGCAACACTAGGCGTGGCACCTAAAGGAGGAGCTATATCATCTATGTCCGCTTTATGGCTAGTCCCTCAACTAGCACTTGCAGGGGTAGCTGAGACATTCAGTACCATTGGGCAGGTCGAGTTCTATTACAGGCAGTTTCCTGAAAATATGAGAAGCATAGCTGGCTCCTTCCTCTTTCTTGGTTTAGCAGGTTCAAGTTATCTAAGTGGGTTCCTTATCTCAATAGTTCACCATGTCACAGCAAGATCTCAACATGGGGATTGGTTGGCAGAGGATCTTAACAAAGGGAAATTGGATTGCTTTTATTACATGATTGCTGCTTTAGGGTTTCTCAACTTTTGCTACTTTCTGGTGTTTGCCAAGTGGTATAGATACAAAGATAATAATATCGCAAGCACTAGTGAGTTCAGCATGGAAGGAAAGCAACCTGAGAAGCATATTTATACTTAAACTCATGCTCATACTTCCGTAAATTGCATAAACTAGAACATGATATATATAGCAAGGAAGCATTGTCaacaattatatatgtatatatatatgtagacGCATACGTACCTGTTgcttaaatatatatgatattaaatgaATTGGTATTGAGACTCGCCAACTCCCTGACAGTATGACTTTAACAGAGATAAATTGAGTAATTTAagttttctttcctttttgatGCAAACCAAAGAAACACCCATCTTCTAACTTCCTGTTTCACTTTTTTCCATCCGTTTCCTCGAATCCAAGAGTGATGCAATTTATGTTACATGCTGATCGTAATGTTTCTCATTGTAGTTGTAGgttgtaattattttcaaactttttaaaatatcaagtAAAAGCATTTAAGAAATGCAGGTCAACTCAACTAAACTTGACAGTCTTGAAacttatatatacataaatgtTTAGCtccaattttcttcttttaatttttttcttttttcaaatattgtaGCTGCTATAGATTTCTAAAACTTATATTCTAGATTTCCAGCTACTAAATATTTGTGACCAACCCGATAAACATTTCTTTATACCATCTTCTTTAAAACCGTTGTTAGagagcaattttttttttttttttttttttgtttctaagaattataaaagttCAGGAAGAAGAAGTGGTTCAACGGAATGAAGGAGAAATTGGATAGGGTGGGTGGTGGGCTCTGAATCGaaataaggaaaaagagaATGGATGGTGATTTGAGCAATTTTAGGAAAAATAATGACATGGTTTCTTCCTCTTATATATGGTTCTCCCACTGAAAAATGAGAGAATACCGTGTGTAATTCGTTTCTATTTCCAACTTATGaagaaaaattacaactgattCTAGTCAGATTACATTGGAGTTACAGAAATTAAGAGTAATAAGATATGGAAGAAACAAATCTTCCCATGTGGAAGTGTTAATTTGTTCATTACTGattaaattgttaaataaacaaaaagttGGGAATTTCAAAaccaaatatattaaataatataactcATGGAAAGAGGGAGACTTGTAAAGCTGTTTTGTCAAGGAACCGGAGAGTTCATTAAGATCAAAAGGCCAAAGCCATGCCAATCTAAAGTTTGTCTATGGCTTGCTTGTTAATAGCAATTGCAATCTCTTTCTGGCTATTTAAGTGATCGATCTAAAttgtatatagatatttaagggtattttagagttttaataatatatttttatatataatatgataaaaagatgtgttttatcttgttttagttttcttgtCTAAATTCAGGAAATAATCATCAAAGAAGAGAATTTGAGCTAAAAATGTACTAATGCGCTTTAATTGGACTGCGGCTATTAAATGATTGAGAATTAGACACGTGAGCTATTAATAGCTTAGGCCTAGCTTAATTCATTAAGGCCCAAGAAGGGagtttaagtaattattatgtaattaatagataattattttttgaactGTTTAGTTTGTTTAGGACAATAAGAGATAAACTATAGTAATTATGTGttgagaaaagaattttaaaaagagaatCTCTACAAAGAGTAGAGGTTAATTAAAACAGGGAGTTCTTCGGCTACTAAAATTCTCTCTAGaaaagatttatattattctctGCAGAAATTTCTATAGTTCATCACTTTGTACACCTAGCTAGTTTGTGTCGTATCATTATTTGAAGAATCAGAGAAGCTTTTCGAAGACGTAGAGAAAaaggaccaatcttcttcattcCTTGAAGAGCTTTTAAACTTTGATggaattttagttttatgttttatgaatcttaagtctttttatttaattacaatggtCGTTGGATTAAGTATGTTAGGTTAAGTtacataagtgtttagtttgactttttatttatgtatgaaccttatatattttgaatttaatgaatgatttctttgccttcatatgttcattagttccatctattattattggttgaccatcatatcaattttgtAGTAATATATGTTacgaaaatctttaggttaaaagtattagaaatatcatatttactttaatctatgttggtataagaaatataagttgcatcattagtttgagtgaCTTAAGgaaaaaaggcacatcactaTCTCATTTGTTAAATTAGGATTTAAGGGAATTAaggggattactaagtaaaagttagactaaatgctattttatcatatagttcatattaataattctagttgtatatttattttctagttatttaatttcttttattaaactaaagatcattatcaaaacattggtttagagtgtttatatttattttttcagtaTTTTGTGTGATAGTTGGTCTGTACAATATatgctttataatttcttgtgAAATCGATCTTGTGGTGAGTTTGTCCGAACTACCGTTCAGTTCGTATATTCACGAGTACTAATTTAGACACATCATTAAGCTAAATCGATCAAAATACCTAGCAATTTCAGGTAcataaaaatccaataaaactTCGATTTGGATCACTCGTATTTACCTTTACAAATCGtcgaaattgaaaatttaaagaagTGGGTATTTATGAAAATTGGATTTAATTGCTTAGATAGGGCCCTTCTGCAGTAGCAAGTTGTGTTCCTGTTGCACAAGCCACGACCAAACTAGAAAATTCCAAGTTCTTTGTGGCATTCTGTCGAACAGTTTCACAGCgcaaataaagagagaataatCCCATACGGAATGGCGATAAATTAGAGCCTAACTATTTTTAACTAAAAGACAATATTTACTCTTCTTAATCTGATTTCATTGATAATTCATGGAGCTATAAACACTTTTCTTTTCGTAATTGTTCAAAATCTAATCTCCGATATTTGCTTTTCGTCATCCCAATTCTGCCATTTGAATGAACTGATCGccactaaatcttttattgCAATCTCTGGCTATtgaacaatttctttttagctCTTCACTACTCTTTATTTGGTTTTgggttattgttattattctcTTTTGCTTCTTCCATTACTGCTGAtgctggtggtggtggtgataATTCCTTCTCTTTTGCTTCTTCCTCCGCTTTCAACTTTGCTACCTCTTTGGCCTTTTCAAGACCTACAATTAGACTCTCCAAGCATACCTCAGCATTCCCAGGAAGAGTCTTTGGCATCAAATGCTCCGCGACATCAGCAGGAGTCATCTTTACTTCCCTCAGCAAGTCactaattttatcaaacaGATGATGAGATTCAATCTGAATATAGTTGCTAGCCAACTCCTTAAATGCTTCAAAGCTGCAATATGTCAATTCTATATGCTTGTCCATCCTTCCTCTCCTGACGAGTGCTGGGTCAAGTTTCTCCACAAAATTTGTAGTGAATAATATTAGCCTTTCTCCTCCACAAGCTGACCATAACCCATCAATGAAATTCAATAACCCAGAAAGAGTAACTTGACTACTTTTGCCATCTCTTTCATCTTTTGGAAGTCTTGGTTTTTGTTCCTTATTATTCTCATCCCCTTCTTCTGCTTTCTTCTTACTTCTTTGACCAGTTAAATCAAGGGAGCAATCTATATCTTCTATTACAATAATAGACTTGCTGGAAGTCTCGATTAATAGCTTTCTTAGCTCAGTATTGTCTTTAACAGCAGTCAATTCAAGATCATATATATCATAGTTCAAAAGATTTGCCATTGCTGCAATCATAGTAGACTTACCAGTCCCTGGCGGACCGTAAAGAAGATACCCTCTCTTCCAAGCCCTTCCAATTCTTGCATAGAATTCTTCTGCTTGACTGAACGTAATCAAATCATCCataatttccttctttttctctgcTTCCATTGCTAGTGTCTTGAAAGTAGCCGGGTGCTCGAACACTACATGGCTCCAATACGATCCATTGTTAGTATAAAGCTTTCGCTGTCGATTTCTCACCTTAATTGCCTTCCCTTCTCTCAGGACATGATTTAGGTATGGTCCAATTACGACATCTCTATGTTTCTTATGAAATCTGAGCTTGTAGTACCTTTTCTCATCAGTCACCTGATAAAAGGATAATGTTTGCGACTTGAAAACATTCTTTCCTGAAGCCCACCATAGCTTCACACCTTCGAATTCATCAGCAACTTCTTCATGATCATCCATGCTAAGAACAAGTGACTGGTTGTTCTTCACCACTTCCGCTTTGAGCCGCTTCGCTTGCGTAGATGAGCTGGAGCTAAGGTAAGTTTCAATGGCGGAGTAGGCTTCGCTGCGCATCAGACGTTCTCCTGTGAATTCATGAAATGTAATTTGAATATAAGGGTAAACAAAAGTGAAGGCTCTTTGAGTGTATTTTTCAAGACGATCTCGCAGTTCATAAGGGAAGTATTGCTTGAACATAGCCCAAACAAACATTAAACTAGCAATCACTGATCCAACTTGAGCAAGCATATCGCCTTGCTTCAAATGAATCATTTTCGGAATGTATTGACTATTCCTCGTAGCTAAATCTCTCAGGAGACTTGGTGCTGATGATCTTGGTGGGTTTGGTTATGTGAAGGGAAAGGGTAAGTGATTCAATTAGATAAATACACAAGGGCGTGCTAATGGTGTCGACGACCTGGGAAGGGGGAAAATTTCTCTTAAATCAATATgtgatattaaaattgattggTACCTTTCAAGAAGAAGCCAAAAAAGTGGGCAAAGTTAGATAATCTTCTCGGCTAAGTTAGGAGATGTCACTGTGACATAGGATAGGGTTGCAATTACAATTGTTTAACATTGATGTCGTGGTCTATTACTAAGCGAAATGACCACAAAATGCCATAAGAAATCAGGGGACCAAGCTTCTTGTCCGCGATTCCCATTGGcgaaaattttatattttgggtGGTTGAGACtttgtaataaaatatcatatccgACAATTCACACCAGACATAAAATTCATTGAGAAAAATATCTTATTGAAATAATTAGGTTTCATCAGAAAAGCAAATGGATCAACGAATTCTGAATTCCGTCTTTatctttgcttcttttttccttcattCACTCGCCtctttttccttggtttcttccccttttcttttcttggtaGATTCAAGCTCTGTGTCCAGCTCGATAGTTTCCAAATCCTTCTTCGCCTCTTTCATATTAGTAAGTCTTTCTTTTTACTTGTATTAAAAAAGACCAATGactagataataataaaacagtCGGTGACAGGGGATTTTCTTACTAAGCAAATGCTTTTGTTAATAGtaaactatatattttataaaatatttataaacaaaatCATTACGTGTGTTTGTATACTTCTACATTTTCAACACTTAACTCTATATTTTTAAGAGGCTGTCCCAACAAAAGCATACACCGATTCCATAATGAATGGTCGAGTTATAAGAGTaagaatgaaataataatttttcttttctttaaaaaagaacATGAAGAAGTTTATTTGAACTCAAAACACTTTGCATGTGATTAGATTctatttgaatcaaaattcttagcatttaaataatttcatgataaaacaattacttcaaaattttagataattaaattctcaAACAATAAAGACATTAGACTTTAAGATCTTAGGAGATAAAGGGCCTGAGATTTATAagttttaaaacttaaaagttgtccagaatttaaaattttatcaaagaaCAGATTGGCCAAGTTCTTCTTCAGTGTATGTTTCCGTACATCCAATCAAATGAggtaaaaaaaggaaaaaaaaaaaagcaatttaATCGgtgaaattttgattaattagacagggaaaataatatattgaagAAACTGATACAATTAAGTAGCTTTAGATTACACAATACCTAATTAACAACTTAACTTGTGATCACTAACAagttttattctaaaaatcaGGAACCCTAAGAAGAGCCAATTTCTCATTGGCATAGTTAAGCCACCACACAGTTTAGTTTGTCTTCAAGGGGCAATCTGTTTCTCCCCATTTGAGGTGATACCATTCTCTTTGATTTCCTTATCTGATTTTACATTCCCCTTTTCATCTTCTTTACTagctttctctttctctttggCTTCTTGCTCTGCCTTTAACTTTGCTTCTTCAGCCTTCTTTCTTGCTTCCTCTTCCTTCGTTTCCTCAAGAGCAGCAATCAAATTCTTGAGACAAGTGTCCTCATCTTCTTCATCTGATTTAGGCATCAAATTCTCTGCAACATCAGCTGGTGTCATGTTGGTTTCCTCCAACAACTTGCTAATCTTACCATACAACTCATGGGATTCAACGTCCAAATAATTCTTAGCCAGAACCTTGAATGCTTCAAAGCAGCAGTAAGACATCTCTATGTGCTTGTCCATCCTTCCCCTTCTGATCAGTGCAGGATCAAGTTTCTCAACATAATTAGTAGTGAACACAATGATCCTTTCTCCCCCACAAGCTGACCAAATTCCatcaataaaattcaatagCCCCGACAAGGTCACCTTGCTTCCTTTATTGCTCTCatcttcatctttctttttcttcttggaGACTGgatctttcttcttctcatcGTCGTTGTCGTCATCGTCGTCGTCTTTCTCCTTCTTGGGCTTTCGCTGACCAGTCAGATCGAGTGAGCAATCAATATCCTCAATCACAATGATAGACTTGCTCGTCGTCTCGATCAACAGCTTCCTTAGCTCGCTGTTGTCCTTCACTGTAGTCAACTCAAGATCATAAACATCGTAATTCAAGAAGTTAGCCATGGCAGCAATCATAGTTGATTTGCCAGTTCCTGGAGGACCATAAAGAAGATATCCGCGCTTCCAAGCCTTGCCAATCTTGGCATAGTACTCTTTCCCTTTACTGAACTTGATAAGATCATTCTTGATCTCCTGCTTCTTCTTAGTTGCCATTCCCAAAGTGTCAAAAGTAGCAGGATGCTCAAACACCACATGGCTCCACTTGCTAGCTTTCCACCCATACCAATTCTGGCTAGGATTGTTGGTGTAAAGCTTTCTCTGACGGTTCCTGATCGAAATTGTCTTGCCTTCTTTCAAAACATGATCAATATAAGACGTCGTGATTATATCTCTGTGACGTCTATGAACTGTAAGCTTGAAATATCTCCTCTCCTCTGCTTCAGGATACCACGAGATGGTCTGTGATTTTGGAGTAGTTTTGCTGGAAGCCCACCAGACCTTAATCCCATTATATTCATCAGTAATCTCTTCATGGTCGTCCATGCTAAGAATAAGAGACTGGCCGTCTTTAACAACATCAGCCTTAAGCCTCTTGGCCGTAGTGGATGAGGTGGCGCTGAGGTAGTTCTGAATGTTGGCATAGAGCTCGCTACGCTTGAGCCGTTCCCCGGTGTATTCATGGAAGGTAATTTGAAGGTAAGGGTAGACATAAGCTACCAATTTCCGGGTATATCTGTCGAGATAGCCCCGAAATTGGTAAGGGAAGTACTGTTGAAACATAGCCCAAGCAAACATTATGCCAGCAATTGCTGAGCCTAGGTTAGTCCACATTTCTACTATACTCATTCTTGGATAGTGGATTGGAGAAGAGAATGGTAATTATTAAGATATAAATTGAAGAGACATTCatgcatacatatatatatactgaaataataaatagaccGTAGAGCAAGTCTTTGGCTTGGTCGTCAAGCCATCTAactttatcaaatttttagcGGCTTTTAATTCATACACCATAATTAATGAAAGAgtgatacatatataaataatttatattttagtattaaataattgatatttactCTTTCATTTAAAACCAGTGAATATGTGTCAATTATCTATCAGTTTGATTAAAGTAGTgaatatgtgtcaatcatctatcaatttggttaaatttttttctaagttTTAATATATGCGAATTTTCTTTagtcaatttcttttatactGTGTACGCATTTAATGATTTGGTACAATATAgtaattaagttattttttaaatttaattaaactaacacattgtttgataaaaaatgtattttaattaaaacttttttcctatttaatattttttttggtttcaaaaaatataatttttttaatccattttaaGTTATAGTTCAATTTCTTTCATCTTGATTGACTCTTTGAAGTGTTAAACCGATGAACTACGTcaggtaaatttataaaaaatattaaaatttttgtaatcgcaaaatatattattaaattttaaaaaatg comes from Ricinus communis isolate WT05 ecotype wild-type chromosome 5, ASM1957865v1, whole genome shotgun sequence and encodes:
- the LOC8275997 gene encoding AAA-ATPase ASD, mitochondrial-like; its protein translation is MIHLKQGDMLAQVGSVIASLMFVWAMFKQYFPYELRDRLEKYTQRAFTFVYPYIQITFHEFTGERLMRSEAYSAIETYLSSSSSTQAKRLKAEVVKNNQSLVLSMDDHEEVADEFEGVKLWWASGKNVFKSQTLSFYQVTDEKRYYKLRFHKKHRDVVIGPYLNHVLREGKAIKVRNRQRKLYTNNGSYWSHVVFEHPATFKTLAMEAEKKKEIMDDLITFSQAEEFYARIGRAWKRGYLLYGPPGTGKSTMIAAMANLLNYDIYDLELTAVKDNTELRKLLIETSSKSIIVIEDIDCSLDLTGQRSKKKAEEGDENNKEQKPRLPKDERDGKSSQVTLSGLLNFIDGLWSACGGERLILFTTNFVEKLDPALVRRGRMDKHIELTYCSFEAFKELASNYIQIESHHLFDKISDLLREVKMTPADVAEHLMPKTLPGNAEVCLESLIVGLEKAKEVAKLKAEEEAKEKELSPPPPASAVMEEAKENNNNNPKPNKE
- the LOC8275996 gene encoding AAA-ATPase ASD, mitochondrial, whose product is MSIVEMWTNLGSAIAGIMFAWAMFQQYFPYQFRGYLDRYTRKLVAYVYPYLQITFHEYTGERLKRSELYANIQNYLSATSSTTAKRLKADVVKDGQSLILSMDDHEEITDEYNGIKVWWASSKTTPKSQTISWYPEAEERRYFKLTVHRRHRDIITTSYIDHVLKEGKTISIRNRQRKLYTNNPSQNWYGWKASKWSHVVFEHPATFDTLGMATKKKQEIKNDLIKFSKGKEYYAKIGKAWKRGYLLYGPPGTGKSTMIAAMANFLNYDVYDLELTTVKDNSELRKLLIETTSKSIIVIEDIDCSLDLTGQRKPKKEKDDDDDDNDDEKKKDPVSKKKKKDEDESNKGSKVTLSGLLNFIDGIWSACGGERIIVFTTNYVEKLDPALIRRGRMDKHIEMSYCCFEAFKVLAKNYLDVESHELYGKISKLLEETNMTPADVAENLMPKSDEEDEDTCLKNLIAALEETKEEEARKKAEEAKLKAEQEAKEKEKASKEDEKGNVKSDKEIKENGITSNGEKQIAP
- the LOC8275999 gene encoding protein NRT1/ PTR FAMILY 2.11, which produces MEGKEERTSRSNEDIINYRGVKAMPFIIGNEAFEKLGAIGTLSNIMVYLTTFFNMKIITATLLINIFNGTSNVAPLVGAFLSDSYFGHYKTLASASICSLLGMMILTLTAAISNLHPPKCAAMESGTCIGPSNWQMLFLLSGFGFLTIGAGGIRPCNLAFGAEQFDPNIESGKQGIRSFFNWYYFTFTFAMMISATFVVYIQSNVNWAVGLAIPACLMFMSCALFFFGSKLYVKVKPKGSPITSVVQVLVAAIRKRRLSPPHNPRFCLFDYMPIDSLNTRLLYTNQFRWLEKSAIVTCEDQTKSNGSAANPWKLCSIQQVEEAKCVLRVIPIWASAIIYFAAIVQQQTYVVFQALQSDRRLGNNGFKVPAASFIIFSMLTLTIWIPIYDRILMPLLRKLTGNEGGITLLQRMGIGIVLSILTMLVSALVEERRRHFALTRATLGVAPKGGAISSMSALWLVPQLALAGVAETFSTIGQVEFYYRQFPENMRSIAGSFLFLGLAGSSYLSGFLISIVHHVTARSQHGDWLAEDLNKGKLDCFYYMIAALGFLNFCYFLVFAKWYRYKDNNIASTSEFSMEGKQPEKHIYT